The following is a genomic window from Streptomyces chrestomyceticus JCM 4735.
GCCCGGGCGGCCAGTTCGGCGCCGGTGACCCGGTCCATGTCGTTGAACTCCATCCGCTCCGGATTGCGCAGCAGGATCATGAAGCCCAGGACCACGTTGCGCGCCTTGAGCGGGACCACCAGCAGCGAGCGCCGGTTGATCAGCGGACTGATGTCGCGCTTCTCGAACTGGGCGGCGATCGCGTTGCCCAGCTCCTCGCTGATGCGCGGGATCAGCACCGGCTCACCGGTGGTCATGCACTGGAAGAACGGCGTGTGCACCGGAAAGGGCATCGACTCGCCGACCGGGACGACGTCGTCCCACCGGCCCGGCTCGTCGTTGTGCTCCACCGCGACGCGGTGCCACATGGTCGTGGCGTCCGGCGGGCCGTCGGGGAAGCCCTCGCCCGCGATGACCTGTTCGCGCAGGTAGGTGCCGGCGACGTCGGTGAAGCGCGGTACGACGGCCTCGCTGACCTCCTGGATGGTATGGGCCAGGTCCAGGGACGAGCCGATCCGGCCGCTGACCTCGTTCAGGAACTCCAAGCGCTCCCGTACGGCGGCGTATTCGAGGTCGGACTCCAGCTCCGCCGCGGCCTCGGCGGCGGCCCGCGCGTCCCGGTCGCCGCTCGCGGCCCGCTGCAGCCGGGCCCGCCGCTCCACCCGGCGCGGCACGCCCCAGTCCGGGGTGACCGGGAAGCGCTCCTGCTGGCTGACCTCCAGCACCGGATAGCCCAGCGCCAGCACCTGGGAGACGATGCGGGCGCTCTCCTGGGGGCTCATGCTCGGCAGAATCTGCGGGAGTTGGGCGGCCAGCACCTCGGACCCCTCGAAGTCCGTGTGCAGCGCGAAGCCGGGGACGAAACGCTCGATCTCCGCGGCGTCCTCGCCGGCCGGGCCGGACGCCGCGTCCGCGCCGCCGCGGCCGTGCAACTGGTCGGCGTCCGCGGCCAGGACGAGCAGCCGCTCCGCACCGGGGCCCACCAGCGGATACGCCCACCACAGGAGATCGACCGTGCCCCGCTCCACGTCCGCCATACGGGCGCGCCCCGCGGTGGGGTAGCCGGCCCGGCCGTCCAGCGACATCTCCAGGCCGGGCCCGTCGCACGGGCCGCCCGCCGGTTCCTCGTCCCAGCTCCGCGCCGTCCACTCCTCCTCGCCGAGCGCGCCGGAGACCGGCATCAGATCGACGGCGGGCGTCCCCACCGCGTCCTCGCGGGAGGGTCCGAAGAGCCTGCGCGCGCCCGTGCTCCAGTGGGAGACCAGTCCGTCGCCGTCCACCACCACTACGGCGAGCGGTATCCGCCCGGGCACGGGGTCCCGTGGCGCCGGCACCTGAGGCACCGCGCCCACCCTGTCGTCGCCGTGCGACGGGCCACGCTCCATGGGCGGTTGCTCCTTCGTACACCGATCTTGCACCACCGCTACCACGGTACGACCGTGGGGTGACAGCGCGGGCCGCATTCACCGAATAGGTGGTGCGCCCCGCGCGAACGACCATGGCGCGAGGTGACCGGTCGTCCCGGGCGCCACTGCCGTCCCGTCCCGCACCGGCTCAGCCGAATCGTTCCTGCCGGGACCGGTCGCGGTCTTGCGGGCGTCCGTATGGTGAGGACGTGCCCAGACGGACCGAACAGGTGACCGCGGGGGCCCGCCGGACCGCCGCCCGCCGGGCCGGGCGGCAGGCGGGCCCCGCACCGGACGTCTTCGCCCCGCGCGGCGGCAACGACCAGGCCGACGGCCCCGTACCCCTGCACCGCCTCGACGTGCCCGCCCCCCACCTGCTGCCCTTCGCCATCGGCTCCTTCGACACCATCGGCCCGCTCTCCCGGGCCGGTTTCCCGCACCGGCACTCCTTCCACGAGATCGTGTACGTGACGGGCGGCACCGGCACCCACGTCCTCGACGAGGACCGCCGGCCGCTGTGCCCGCCCCACCTGTGCTTCATCACGCCGGGCCAGGTGCACTACTGGGACGGGGTGCACGGTCTGCGCGGCTGGGTGGTCCTGTTCACCGACGACTTCCTGCTGGCCCACCCCGGCGACCGGGACGCGCTGGCCCGGCTGGGCGAACGCCCGTGGCTGCGGCCCGGCCCCGACGACGCGGCGCGACTGTCCGGCCTGGTCGGCGAGATGCTGCGGGAGTACGGCGAGCGGGCCCCGTCGTTCACGTCGGTGCTCCAGGCGCAGCTTCACATACTGATCGCCCGCGCGCTCCGGATGTCCGCACCGCACAACGCGCCGGGCCCGGGCGGCGCACCCGGTTCCGGCGAAACCGGCGCCGGGCGTACGGACTTCGCGTCCGGCCGGTCCGCCCTGGTGGCCCGGGAGTTCACCCGGCTGCTGGCACAGCCGGGCTCCCTGGGCCGTTCCGTACGGTCCTACGCCGACGAACTGGGCGTCTCCGTAGGGCATCTGACCGAACTGGTCAAGCGCGGAACCGGCCGGACTCCGGGTCGGCTGATCCGGCACGCACAGACCGTGGAGGCGAAGCGGCTGCTGT
Proteins encoded in this region:
- a CDS encoding AraC family transcriptional regulator, which encodes MHRLDVPAPHLLPFAIGSFDTIGPLSRAGFPHRHSFHEIVYVTGGTGTHVLDEDRRPLCPPHLCFITPGQVHYWDGVHGLRGWVVLFTDDFLLAHPGDRDALARLGERPWLRPGPDDAARLSGLVGEMLREYGERAPSFTSVLQAQLHILIARALRMSAPHNAPGPGGAPGSGETGAGRTDFASGRSALVAREFTRLLAQPGSLGRSVRSYADELGVSVGHLTELVKRGTGRTPGRLIRHAQTVEAKRLLSGSDLTVTQVARRVGFGDPAYFCRFFRRETGLSPGDFRRAADGTGGIHHDPGAESIAAPRRPE
- a CDS encoding SpoIIE family protein phosphatase — translated: MERGPSHGDDRVGAVPQVPAPRDPVPGRIPLAVVVVDGDGLVSHWSTGARRLFGPSREDAVGTPAVDLMPVSGALGEEEWTARSWDEEPAGGPCDGPGLEMSLDGRAGYPTAGRARMADVERGTVDLLWWAYPLVGPGAERLLVLAADADQLHGRGGADAASGPAGEDAAEIERFVPGFALHTDFEGSEVLAAQLPQILPSMSPQESARIVSQVLALGYPVLEVSQQERFPVTPDWGVPRRVERRARLQRAASGDRDARAAAEAAAELESDLEYAAVRERLEFLNEVSGRIGSSLDLAHTIQEVSEAVVPRFTDVAGTYLREQVIAGEGFPDGPPDATTMWHRVAVEHNDEPGRWDDVVPVGESMPFPVHTPFFQCMTTGEPVLIPRISEELGNAIAAQFEKRDISPLINRRSLLVVPLKARNVVLGFMILLRNPERMEFNDMDRVTGAELAARAGLVLDNARMYTYQENVAETLQDSMLPHIAPRMAGCDTATRYLPGTRLGRVGGDWFDTIKLPGSRTAFVVGDVMGHGLNSAAMMGQLRTAVQTMAAIDMHPAQLLRSLDDLAQRLGDNYLATCLYAVYDPIGQRLVMANAGHIPPVLVRAVDGRSELLELPTGAPIGVGGVPFEAVTVPVAPGDRLVLCTDGLVEVRGEDIGVGLAALAESAAHPAASMDDACDAIIRALNVRGGRKDDVALLMARLNGIAPQDVAEWRLAIDAREAGRARRLVRRRLAQWGLEAASETAELLVSEVVTNAVRHAHTQHVVLRLVRTDALLCEVSDDDHALPQMLSAADDDEFGRGLRVVSRLAREWGTSRTATGKTVWFEQTLSRIGSNWPRDGRTPVRDSA